One window from the genome of Bufo bufo chromosome 4, aBufBuf1.1, whole genome shotgun sequence encodes:
- the STON1 gene encoding stonin-1 — translation MSSPNHDNWVTFDDENLFQSPQKSPICPHENAHSSKPSELKLSLSHERMTSISSSNSTTPLTSPIIDFFMSPGPPSNSPLRTPIKDSPSTPCTPKQVSFNLYPRDERSQNHHYTFSEGSTPLTTEQTPTISSFADANNTNQNPSLYKSNNSLGHFSLFHLDHSQNECAFSSPFWNNDATSSSSTTAESHSKEKNSAKQEYNISEKETSNNQKSLNHCSFSYVCERLQHLKIDPPDNLRHQPACAESESPSFIPQSLFRSQRKDGWPFMLRIPEKKNMMSSRQWGPIYLKVVSGGILQMYYEKGLEKPFKEFQLHQFCRLSEPKLENLGVSSKIHTVKIENVTYVERRKYHPKPEVIHEAEIEQMLKLGTTEYSDLMDFITTIEEELLLLSPVSKQKKTYEEPEMLVELVDNFWGQISKEGKLRDKSLVCQLYCLSFINSGMECFLTLNDIELQKLNYFEKNSEKNLINISEYHFHKCVKQHEFDKSRIVKFTPMDACRFELMRFKVPCDVKELPFSLKSLAAIQGAYVELQAFLNMSSSMVGPSQVKYCENITIHFPVPAPWVKALWTVSLQRQRSLKTKMNRRACLSTGFEIESEPVIQVTIGTAKYENAYKAVVWKIDRLPDKNSSPDQPHSLSCKLELGSDQEIPRSWNPMANVQFIMPFTCVSGAEVKSMGVENDLQPHKQVTQKACYHIQVEIDRKRIPTDGEDMDKTRECRTQ, via the exons ATGTCTTCACCAAATCATGATAACTGGGTAACTTTTGATGACGAAAATCTGTTCCAGTCTCCACAAAAATCCCCAATATGTCCTCATGAGAATGCACATAGCTCTAAACCAAGTGAACTTAAACTAAGCCTGTCTCATGAACGGATGACAAGCATTTCTTCCTCCAACTCCACCACCCCTCTCACATCTCCTATAATTGACTTCTTCATGAGTCCTGGTCCTCCGAGCAATTCCCCTCTTCGTACCCCTATTAAGGACAGCCCATCCACGCCATGCACCCCTAAACAAGTATCTTTTAACTTGTATCCTAGAGATGAGAGGTCTCAGAACCACCATTATACATTTTCTGAAGGATCAACTCCGTTGACAACAGAGCAGACTCCAACTATTTCATCCTTTGCAGATGCAAACAACACAAATCAGAATCCTTCACTGTACAAAAGTAATAATAGTTtaggacatttttcacttttccaTTTAGATCACTCTCAAAATGAGTGTGCCTTCTCAAGCCCATTTTGGAACAATGATGCCACAAGTTCTTCAAGCACTACAGCTGAATCTCActcaaaagaaaaaaattctgCAAAGCAGGAATATAATATATCCGAAAAGGAAACCTCTAATAACCAGAAGAGTCTTAACCACTGTTCCTTTAGTTATGTTTGTGAACGGCTTCAGCATTTAAAGATTGACCCACCTGACAACTTGAGGCATCAGCCTGCCTGTGCTGAAAGTGAGAGCCCATCATTTATTCCACAAAGTCTCTTTAGAAGTCAGAGGAAAGATGGATGGCCTTTTATGTTGAGGATACCAGAAAAAAAGAACATGATGTCTTCCAGGCAGTGGGGACCTATTTACCTGAAAGTTGTATCTGGTGGAATTCTGCAAATGTATTATGAAAAGGGCCTTGAAAAACCGTTCAAAGAATTTCAGCTTCATCAATTCTGCAGACTTTCGGAGCCAAAACTCGAAAACTTAGGAGTTTCAAGTAAAATACACACTGTTAAGATAGAAAATGTAACGTATGTGGAAAGAAGGAAATATCATCCAAAACCCGAAGTGATTCATGAGGCAGAAATCGAGCAAATGTTAAAATTGGGAACCACAGAGTATTCTGAtttgatggactttattacgacAATAGAGGAGGAGCTTTTGTTGCTTTCACCAGTTTCGAAACAGAAGAAAACTTATGAAGAGCCTGAAATGTTGGTGGAGCTAGTGGACAATTTTTGGGGCCAAATATCAAAAGAAGGAAAGCTAAGAGACAAGTCGCTGGTCTGTCAGTTGTATTGTCTTAGTTTCATTAATAGCGGCATGGAGTGTTTTTTAACATTAAATGACATTGAACTACAAAAGCTGAACTACTTTGAGAAGAACAGTGAGAAAAACTTGATCAATATTTCGGAATATCATTTCCACAAATGTGTTAAGCAACATGAATTTGACAAGTCCCGGATAGTGAAATTCACACCAATGGATGCGTGCCGGTTTGAACTCATGCGTTTTAAGGTTCCTTGTGATGTCAAAGAACTTCCTTTTTCACTAAAGAGCTTGGCTGCGATACAAGGAGCCTATGTGGAGCTCCAAGCTTTCTTAAACATGTCCAGTAGTATGGTGGGTCCTTCACAGGTGAAATACTGTGAAAATATTACTATCCACTTCCCGGTACCTGCACCATGGGTAAAAGCACTTTGGACTGTTAGTCTGCAGAGGCAAAGGTCTCTAAAGACGAAGATGAACAGAAGAGCTTGTCTTAGTACTGGATTTGAAATCGAATCAGAGCCGGTAATACAAGTAACGATCGGGACAGCAAAATACGAGAATGCATACAAAGCTGTTGTGTGGAAGATTGATCGACTCCCAGACAAAAATtcta GTCCTGATCAGCCGCACAGTTTATCCTGCAAGCTTGAGCTGGGCTCCGACCAGGAGATACCTCGCAGCTGGAATCCGATGGCAAATGTGCAGTTTATTATGCCGTTTACATGTGTCTCTGGGGCAGAGGTGAAATCAATGGGCGTCGAGAATGATCTCCAGCCCCATAAACAAGTCACCCAAAAGGCTTGCTACCACATCCAG GTGGAGATTGATCGAAAACGTATCCCTACTGATGGAGAAGACATGGACAAGACCAGAGAGTGCAGAACACAATAA